The Corallococcus soli genome contains a region encoding:
- a CDS encoding aldose epimerase family protein: MEQSSFGTAPGGQPVDVYTLTNRQGMEARVTNYGGILLSLRVPDRDGRFDDVVLGYDSLADYVAESPYFGALVGRYGNRIARGRFTLDGRQYTLATNNGVNHLHGGLKGFDKVVWTAAPFEDDQGMGLVLTYVSPDGEEGYPGTLTARVTYTLTADNALVFDYHATTDQPTPVNLTQHSYFNLAGDGRRDILDHVVTFNADRFVPMDGTSIPLGQLRDVTGTPFDFRRSTAIGARIQQDDEQLRHGIGYDHCMVLDKGGQPGALTLAAHVLEPTTGRVMEVHTTEPGMQFYSGNLLDGTLKGKGGAVYHRRFGFALETQHLPDSPNQPAFPTTILRPGEQYRSRTLYRFSVSGA; this comes from the coding sequence GTGGAGCAGAGTTCCTTCGGTACGGCCCCGGGCGGACAGCCCGTTGATGTCTACACCCTCACCAACCGGCAGGGGATGGAGGCGCGCGTCACCAACTACGGCGGCATCCTCCTCAGCCTGCGCGTGCCGGACCGGGACGGCCGCTTCGACGACGTGGTGCTGGGCTACGACTCGCTGGCGGACTACGTGGCGGAGTCCCCGTACTTCGGCGCGCTCGTCGGCCGCTATGGCAACCGCATCGCCCGGGGCCGCTTCACGCTCGACGGCCGGCAGTACACGCTGGCGACGAACAACGGGGTGAACCACCTGCACGGCGGGCTCAAGGGCTTCGACAAGGTGGTGTGGACGGCGGCGCCCTTCGAGGACGACCAGGGCATGGGCCTCGTCCTCACCTACGTCAGCCCCGATGGCGAGGAGGGCTACCCGGGGACGCTGACGGCACGGGTGACGTACACGCTCACCGCCGACAACGCGCTCGTCTTCGACTATCACGCCACCACCGACCAGCCCACGCCGGTCAACCTCACCCAGCACAGCTACTTCAACCTCGCGGGCGACGGGCGGCGCGACATCCTGGACCATGTCGTCACGTTCAACGCGGACCGCTTCGTCCCCATGGACGGGACGTCCATCCCGCTCGGGCAGCTGCGCGACGTCACGGGCACGCCGTTCGACTTCCGGCGGTCCACGGCCATTGGCGCGCGCATCCAGCAGGACGATGAGCAGCTGCGCCATGGGATTGGCTATGACCACTGCATGGTGCTCGACAAGGGCGGCCAGCCCGGCGCGCTGACGCTGGCCGCGCACGTCCTGGAGCCCACCACCGGCCGGGTGATGGAGGTCCACACCACGGAGCCGGGCATGCAGTTCTACTCCGGCAACCTTCTCGACGGGACGCTGAAGGGGAAGGGGGGCGCCGTCTACCACCGCCGCTTCGGCTTCGCGCTGGAGACCCAGCACCTGCCGGACTCGCCGAACCAGCCGGCCTTTCCCACGACCATCCTGCGCCCCGGCGAGCAGTACCGCTCGCGCACCCTTTACCGCTTCTCCGTCTCGGGCGCGTGA
- a CDS encoding dihydrofolate reductase family protein produces the protein MAFGPSPTLFRHFVEQVRGLTGSVYGRRMYEVMRYWDEDHPEWNAAERDFATAWRNQPKWVVSRTLKSVGPNATLVADNVEAKIRQLKAELDGEIDVVGPELARSLTDLGLIDEYRIYLHPVVLGSGKPFFAGPRPRLRLQSSDRMDEDVIRLTYVPA, from the coding sequence ATGGCGTTTGGGCCAAGCCCCACCCTCTTTCGTCATTTCGTCGAGCAGGTTCGCGGCCTGACTGGCAGCGTGTACGGTCGCCGCATGTACGAGGTGATGCGTTATTGGGATGAGGATCATCCTGAGTGGAACGCGGCGGAGCGTGACTTCGCGACGGCCTGGCGGAACCAACCGAAGTGGGTCGTGTCACGCACGCTGAAGTCCGTCGGCCCCAACGCCACCCTTGTCGCGGACAACGTCGAGGCGAAGATCCGCCAACTGAAGGCGGAGCTTGATGGAGAGATTGACGTTGTAGGCCCCGAGCTGGCGCGAAGCCTGACGGACCTCGGTCTCATTGATGAGTATCGAATCTACCTGCACCCAGTCGTGCTTGGTTCCGGCAAGCCCTTCTTCGCCGGCCCTCGGCCGCGACTCCGCCTTCAGTCCAGCGACCGAATGGACGAGGACGTCATCCGGTTGACGTACGTTCCCGCATAG
- the galK gene encoding galactokinase: MTLREQVEQDFHTRFGAAPTAVVRAPGRVNLIGEHTDYNDGFVLPIAIDREVRIALRPREDRRVVVHSLDYGASLSFELGSLSRARTEWGEYLKGCAWALQEAGHTLKGWEGVMGGDVPRGAGLSSSAAVELATQRAFATVSGLPWQPAAMALLGQRVENQWMGLNSGIMDQMIVAGGRSGHALLIDCRDLGLQAVPLPMGAVVVVLDTGTRRGLVDSAYNERRSQCEAAARIFGVKALRDVDVGSFAKREHELDPLVRRRARHVITENDRTVQAAEAMRAGDLTRLGRLMGESHDSLRDDFEVTNEALDTIVRLARAEPGCFGARMTGAGFGGCAVALVTPGQADAFVGSVHAKYTQATGNTPQCYVCQAAEGASVV, encoded by the coding sequence ATGACGCTCCGCGAGCAGGTCGAGCAGGACTTCCACACGCGCTTCGGCGCGGCCCCCACCGCCGTCGTGCGGGCCCCGGGCCGCGTCAACCTCATCGGTGAGCACACCGACTACAACGACGGCTTCGTCCTCCCAATCGCCATCGACCGCGAGGTGCGGATCGCGCTGCGCCCGCGCGAGGACCGTCGCGTCGTCGTCCACTCGCTCGACTATGGCGCGTCCCTCTCCTTCGAGCTCGGGTCGCTGTCGCGCGCCCGCACGGAGTGGGGCGAGTACCTCAAGGGATGCGCCTGGGCGCTGCAGGAGGCCGGCCACACGCTGAAGGGCTGGGAGGGGGTGATGGGCGGGGACGTGCCGCGCGGCGCGGGGCTCTCCTCGTCCGCCGCCGTGGAGCTGGCCACGCAGCGCGCCTTCGCCACCGTGAGCGGCCTGCCGTGGCAGCCCGCCGCCATGGCGCTGCTGGGCCAACGCGTGGAGAACCAGTGGATGGGCCTCAACTCCGGCATCATGGACCAGATGATCGTCGCGGGCGGACGCAGCGGCCACGCGCTGCTCATCGACTGCCGCGACCTGGGGCTCCAGGCAGTGCCCCTCCCCATGGGCGCCGTGGTGGTCGTGCTCGACACGGGGACGCGCCGGGGGCTGGTGGACTCCGCCTACAACGAGCGACGGAGCCAGTGCGAGGCCGCCGCGCGCATCTTCGGCGTCAAGGCGCTCCGGGACGTGGACGTGGGGAGCTTCGCGAAGCGGGAGCACGAACTGGACCCGCTGGTGCGCCGCCGCGCGCGGCACGTCATCACCGAGAACGACCGCACCGTGCAGGCCGCCGAGGCGATGCGCGCCGGGGACCTCACGCGGCTGGGCCGGTTGATGGGCGAAAGCCATGACAGCCTGCGCGACGACTTCGAGGTCACCAACGAAGCGCTCGACACCATCGTCAGGCTGGCGCGGGCGGAGCCGGGCTGCTTCGGCGCCCGGATGACGGGCGCGGGCTTCGGCGGCTGCGCGGTGGCCCTCGTCACCCCCGGGCAGGCCGACGCGTTCGTCGGGAGCGTCCACGCGAAGTACACGCAGGCCACGGGCAACACGCCGCAGTGCTACGTGTGCCAGGCTGCGGAGGGCGCGAGCGTCGTGTGA